A part of Sinorhizobium chiapasense genomic DNA contains:
- a CDS encoding B12-binding domain-containing radical SAM protein: MDSSEASGRRFQLILIKPSHYDDEGYVIRWWRAMIPSNSLAALYGITADCAERKVLGPDIAIDITVVDETNTRVDFPRLLRLVGRHDNFGMVALVGVQSNQYPRALDIARPFREAGIPVAIGGFHVSGCLAMLDGKAVELDACREMGISMFAGEAEGRLETVLRDAATGKLEPIYNFMDDLPAIADTPAPFLPKEKIAHTLGFSTSFDAGRGCPYQCSFCTIINVQGRRSRFRSADDVEKLVRMNWAQGVHKFFITDDNFARNRNWEAIFDRLIELKEKDRIPLGLMIQVDTLCHRIPNFIEKAKRAGVTRVFIGLENVNPENLTAARKSQNKITEYRKMLLAWKAQGIMTLAGYILGFPADTPETIRRDIAIIQHELPVDIVEFFILTPLPGSEDHQKLWRSGVEMEADLNAYDVEHVCTAHPRMNREAWEDIYQEAWRRYYSPEHMVVLLRRAGATGVPLGSLVKLLVSFATMVPLENIHPLQSGFLRLKRPSERRPGMKRVHPLIFWPQFILETVRRHGTLAGAIVRLTAAAYRISRDPASKTYMDQALAPVGADDEETLELFTKTAGGAAAVAHIKKITALTHAPPRA; this comes from the coding sequence GTGGATTCTTCGGAAGCTAGCGGGAGGCGTTTCCAGCTCATCCTGATCAAGCCGTCGCACTATGATGACGAAGGCTACGTGATCCGGTGGTGGCGTGCCATGATCCCCTCGAACTCGCTCGCCGCGCTTTATGGCATTACCGCTGACTGCGCCGAACGCAAGGTGCTCGGCCCGGACATTGCCATCGATATCACGGTGGTCGACGAGACAAACACGAGGGTCGATTTCCCGCGCCTGCTCCGTTTGGTGGGCCGACACGACAATTTCGGCATGGTGGCGCTTGTTGGAGTCCAATCCAACCAATATCCGCGCGCGCTCGATATTGCACGGCCGTTCCGTGAGGCTGGCATACCCGTTGCCATCGGCGGGTTTCATGTGTCGGGCTGTCTTGCCATGCTTGACGGCAAGGCTGTGGAACTCGATGCCTGCCGCGAGATGGGCATTTCCATGTTTGCCGGCGAGGCGGAGGGCCGTCTTGAAACCGTGCTGCGCGATGCGGCTACCGGCAAGCTTGAGCCGATCTACAACTTCATGGATGACCTGCCGGCCATTGCCGACACGCCGGCGCCGTTCCTGCCGAAGGAAAAAATCGCCCACACGCTCGGCTTCAGCACGAGCTTCGATGCCGGGCGCGGCTGCCCCTATCAATGCTCCTTCTGCACGATCATCAACGTGCAGGGGCGCAGGTCACGCTTCCGCTCGGCCGACGACGTCGAGAAGCTCGTGCGGATGAACTGGGCGCAGGGCGTCCACAAATTCTTCATCACCGACGATAATTTTGCCCGCAACAGGAATTGGGAGGCAATCTTCGATCGGCTGATCGAACTCAAAGAGAAGGACCGAATTCCGCTCGGGCTGATGATCCAGGTCGATACGCTCTGCCACAGGATCCCGAACTTCATCGAGAAGGCCAAGCGCGCTGGCGTCACCCGCGTTTTCATCGGTCTTGAGAACGTCAACCCGGAAAATCTGACCGCCGCAAGGAAGAGCCAGAACAAGATCACCGAATATCGCAAGATGCTGCTTGCCTGGAAGGCGCAAGGCATCATGACGCTCGCCGGCTATATCCTCGGCTTTCCGGCGGATACGCCCGAGACCATCCGGCGCGACATCGCCATCATTCAACACGAACTGCCAGTCGACATCGTCGAGTTCTTCATCCTCACACCACTGCCGGGCTCCGAGGACCACCAGAAGCTCTGGAGGAGCGGCGTCGAGATGGAGGCGGATCTCAACGCCTATGATGTCGAGCATGTGTGCACGGCGCATCCGAGGATGAACCGGGAGGCGTGGGAGGACATCTACCAGGAGGCGTGGCGGCGCTATTATTCGCCGGAGCACATGGTGGTACTGCTGCGCCGCGCGGGCGCGACGGGCGTGCCGCTTGGAAGCCTTGTCAAACTGCTCGTTTCCTTCGCGACGATGGTGCCGCTCGAAAACATCCATCCGCTGCAAAGCGGCTTTCTGCGCCTAAAGCGGCCGTCGGAGCGGCGGCCGGGAATGAAGCGCGTGCATCCGTTGATATTCTGGCCGCAGTTCATATTGGAGACAGTGCGCAGGCACGGGACGCTCGCAGGCGCGATTGTCCGGTTGACTGCCGCCGCCTACAGGATCTCCCGCGATCCGGCTTCGAAGACCTACATGGATCAGGCGCTGGCGCCGGTCGGAGCAGACGACGAGGAGACGCTCGAACTCTTTACCAAGACTGCCGGAGGAGCGGCGGCGGTGGCGCATATCAAGAAGATCACGGCGCTCACCCATGCCCCTCCGCGCGCCTAA
- a CDS encoding CDC48 family AAA ATPase yields MAQSQDNIVKLQVANTRPEDSGGPFARITPKIMSALGVEEGDIIEIVGKRHTGAIAFRGYGEDEGLNIIRLDGLQRVNAGATSGDYVEVHKVDAKPAQRVVLAPAQKNLRLQGSGEALQRTFFRRPMAAGDVISTSVQQRISRNVRTEHDIMRGLVELPAYGLQEIRLVVVSTQPRGVVTMGENTVVELRPEFEEPKEARRADVTYDDIGGLGNAVDQVREMVELPLRHPELFQRLGIDPPKGVLLHGPPGTGKTLLARAVANETEAHFYHIAGPEIMGSQYGESEQRLRQVFEEAAKNAPSIIFLDEIDSIAPKREKVTGEVERRIVAQLLTLMDGLEPRQNIVVIGATNRRDSIDEALRRPGRFDREIVIGVPDQKGRREVLAIHTRGMPLAEDVDLDEIARTTYGFVGADVGALAREAAMDSLRRILPDINLREGIPSECLEKLSVNQADFLSAMKRIQPSALREIMIQAPDVRWDDIGGLDEAQMRLREGVELPLRSPQSFKRMGIRPAKGFLLFGPPGTGKTLLAKAVAREAEANFVATKSSDLLSKWYGESEQQVSQLFERARQVAPTVIFIDEIDSLAPARGGGIGEPAVTERVVNTLLAEMDGLEDMQGVVVMAATNRPNLLDPALLRPGRFDELVYVPVPDQKGRRKILGIHTRKMPLAKDVDLDDLAQRTERFTGADLEDLTRRAGLIALRENLDAEDVTSEHFNKAFDEIRPSVTPQVEREYEQMLRTLKQEDPQRQQIGFVPRKDG; encoded by the coding sequence ATGGCACAATCCCAGGACAATATCGTCAAGCTTCAGGTCGCCAACACCCGTCCCGAAGACTCCGGAGGACCATTCGCGAGAATTACGCCGAAGATCATGTCCGCGCTCGGGGTCGAAGAAGGCGACATAATCGAAATTGTCGGGAAACGTCACACAGGGGCGATCGCGTTCCGCGGCTACGGTGAAGACGAGGGGCTCAACATCATCAGACTGGACGGCCTGCAGCGCGTGAACGCTGGCGCAACCAGCGGTGATTATGTGGAAGTCCACAAGGTGGATGCGAAACCGGCCCAGCGGGTCGTTCTCGCCCCGGCCCAAAAAAACCTTCGGCTGCAGGGATCGGGCGAAGCGCTTCAGCGCACGTTCTTTCGCCGCCCGATGGCTGCCGGGGATGTAATCTCGACGTCCGTGCAGCAGCGCATCAGTCGCAACGTCCGCACCGAGCATGACATTATGCGCGGCTTGGTCGAGCTTCCGGCCTATGGTCTTCAGGAGATCCGTCTGGTCGTCGTGTCGACCCAGCCGCGCGGCGTCGTCACGATGGGAGAGAACACCGTCGTCGAACTGCGGCCGGAATTCGAAGAGCCCAAGGAGGCCAGACGAGCCGACGTCACCTATGATGACATTGGCGGCCTCGGAAACGCAGTCGATCAAGTGCGGGAAATGGTGGAGTTGCCGCTTCGTCATCCGGAGCTGTTCCAGCGCCTTGGCATCGATCCGCCGAAAGGCGTGCTGCTTCACGGCCCTCCGGGAACCGGCAAGACCCTTCTGGCGCGGGCGGTTGCAAACGAAACTGAAGCCCATTTCTATCATATCGCCGGGCCGGAAATCATGGGGAGCCAATATGGCGAATCCGAACAACGGTTGCGCCAGGTGTTCGAGGAGGCGGCCAAGAACGCTCCTTCCATCATCTTTCTCGACGAGATCGACTCGATCGCGCCGAAACGGGAGAAAGTGACCGGCGAAGTGGAACGCCGGATTGTCGCGCAGCTCCTGACTTTGATGGACGGTCTCGAACCCAGGCAGAACATCGTCGTCATCGGTGCCACCAATCGTCGTGACTCGATCGACGAAGCCCTGAGACGTCCAGGCCGCTTCGATCGCGAGATCGTCATCGGCGTGCCGGATCAGAAAGGCAGGCGCGAGGTCCTTGCCATCCACACGCGAGGCATGCCTCTGGCGGAAGATGTCGACCTCGACGAAATCGCAAGAACCACCTACGGTTTTGTCGGTGCGGATGTCGGCGCGCTTGCGCGCGAGGCAGCGATGGATTCGCTGCGCAGGATCTTGCCCGACATCAATCTCAGGGAGGGTATCCCGAGCGAGTGCCTCGAGAAGCTGAGCGTCAACCAGGCTGACTTCTTGAGCGCCATGAAGCGGATACAGCCTTCAGCACTGCGCGAAATCATGATTCAAGCCCCCGACGTTCGATGGGATGACATCGGTGGACTGGACGAGGCACAGATGCGGCTTCGCGAAGGCGTCGAGTTGCCGTTGCGGTCTCCGCAATCATTCAAGCGAATGGGCATTCGTCCGGCCAAGGGATTCCTGCTGTTCGGTCCGCCGGGAACCGGGAAGACCTTGCTGGCGAAGGCCGTCGCGCGGGAAGCGGAGGCGAATTTCGTGGCGACCAAGTCGTCCGACCTGCTTTCGAAATGGTACGGAGAGTCCGAGCAGCAGGTATCGCAGCTCTTCGAACGGGCAAGGCAGGTCGCGCCGACGGTGATCTTTATCGACGAAATCGATTCCCTTGCCCCGGCTCGGGGCGGCGGCATCGGCGAGCCCGCCGTGACCGAACGCGTGGTAAACACCTTGCTGGCGGAAATGGACGGACTGGAAGATATGCAAGGCGTGGTCGTCATGGCGGCGACCAATCGGCCGAACCTCCTCGACCCCGCTCTGCTTCGACCTGGCCGTTTTGACGAGCTTGTCTATGTGCCGGTTCCGGATCAAAAGGGCCGGCGCAAGATTCTCGGCATTCACACGCGCAAGATGCCGCTGGCCAAGGACGTTGACCTCGACGATCTCGCGCAAAGGACCGAGCGGTTCACGGGCGCCGACCTTGAAGACCTCACAAGGCGCGCGGGCCTTATCGCACTCAGAGAAAATCTCGACGCAGAGGACGTCACGTCAGAGCATTTCAACAAAGCGTTCGATGAAATCCGCCCGTCCGTGACGCCCCAGGTCGAGCGGGAATACGAGCAGATGCTCCGCACGCTGAAACAAGAGGACCCGCAGCGACAGCAGATCGGGTTCGTGCCCAGGAAGGACGGCTGA
- the tnpB gene encoding IS66 family insertion sequence element accessory protein TnpB (TnpB, as the term is used for proteins encoded by IS66 family insertion elements, is considered an accessory protein, since TnpC, encoded by a neighboring gene, is a DDE family transposase.): protein MASHPVDFRKGPDSLLALVRDAGSDPFNGSLYVFRAKRADRIKIAWWDGSGVCLYSKRLEKNQFVWPKIGPARVQLNHAQLLALVDGMDWKRVRSATVKRPEFVG from the coding sequence TTGGCCAGTCATCCCGTTGACTTCCGCAAAGGTCCAGACAGTCTTTTGGCGCTGGTGCGTGATGCTGGAAGTGATCCCTTCAATGGCTCGCTCTACGTTTTCCGCGCCAAAAGAGCAGACAGAATAAAGATCGCCTGGTGGGATGGCTCAGGCGTCTGCCTATATTCGAAGCGGCTCGAAAAAAATCAGTTCGTCTGGCCGAAGATCGGACCGGCCCGCGTGCAGCTCAATCACGCGCAACTGCTTGCACTCGTTGACGGCATGGACTGGAAACGGGTCCGCTCGGCTACGGTGAAACGACCGGAATTTGTTGGGTAA
- a CDS encoding M23 family metallopeptidase, whose protein sequence is MNTDKKMVRSLGDQPPILADGRRAPDRREISMRWLSGTFLTGITSSLLMGVALFAALDGRQQLAIPAEAFASLDPSAAGAAINTATRGDRILSPNIVAKPADKTVMEVSTMIHDGEKEVVRRQPFVHVKMALAANHQTSENYPAFDPLAIFATDDADAEAPAARTGTIYGSDVESEVALKTVDFPLKGSGLAFGPSMSLDEVEENVRTNGSVLTEGNTQVASLFYVDPQRFASDAGDLDLIQGLSARIVEENMSVSAYENITKQSTEYADDVIPVRRPTPIATVMVNAGYAKAQAEDAGNYIAEALGAKELAAGDVLRIGIIQKGEEARIVRATIYSRNRHVLTMAVDDRGHFVPGAEPPKLDAVATAFDDNGTPVVTSGHDLPRVYDGIYRAALSYGMNSDMVALVVKLLASNVDFQAQLKPTDSLEAFFSVTDESGLATDDSELLYVNAKFGDAETRFYRFQDPDDNSIDYFDKDGKSIRQFLLRNPVPNGHFRSGFGMRRHPILGFSRMHTGVDWSAPRGTPIIAAGNGTVEKAGWDSGGYGNQTLIRHANGYVSSYNHQSAISKSVKPGAKVVQGQVIGWVGTTGLSTGPHLHYELIVNGNKVDPLRIRLPGGKSLKGEALATFEKERERIDELLGKDEGNEVASK, encoded by the coding sequence ATGAATACCGACAAGAAAATGGTCCGGTCGCTCGGCGACCAGCCGCCGATCCTTGCGGATGGCCGTCGCGCGCCAGACCGGCGCGAGATCTCGATGCGCTGGCTGTCGGGCACGTTCCTCACCGGCATTACTTCGAGCCTGTTGATGGGCGTCGCCCTTTTTGCGGCTCTCGACGGCCGGCAGCAATTGGCGATCCCGGCCGAGGCCTTTGCATCACTCGATCCTTCCGCTGCCGGCGCAGCGATCAACACCGCCACGCGCGGCGACCGCATCCTCTCGCCAAACATTGTCGCCAAGCCGGCCGACAAGACGGTGATGGAAGTCTCGACGATGATCCACGACGGCGAAAAGGAGGTCGTCCGCCGGCAGCCCTTCGTCCATGTCAAGATGGCACTCGCCGCCAATCATCAGACCTCCGAAAACTATCCCGCATTCGATCCGCTGGCGATCTTCGCGACCGACGATGCGGACGCCGAAGCTCCAGCGGCAAGGACGGGCACCATCTATGGCTCCGATGTCGAATCCGAAGTGGCGCTGAAGACCGTCGACTTTCCGCTGAAGGGATCAGGCTTGGCCTTCGGCCCATCCATGTCGCTCGACGAGGTGGAGGAAAACGTCCGCACCAATGGCTCGGTCCTGACGGAGGGCAATACGCAGGTTGCTTCGCTCTTCTACGTCGACCCGCAACGCTTCGCTTCGGATGCAGGGGATCTCGATCTGATCCAGGGGCTGTCCGCCCGGATCGTCGAGGAGAACATGAGCGTTTCGGCCTACGAGAACATCACCAAGCAGAGCACCGAATATGCCGACGACGTCATCCCCGTGCGCCGACCGACGCCGATCGCAACCGTGATGGTGAATGCCGGCTACGCCAAGGCGCAAGCCGAGGATGCCGGAAACTATATCGCAGAAGCACTCGGCGCCAAGGAACTGGCCGCCGGCGACGTCCTGCGCATCGGCATCATTCAGAAGGGTGAAGAGGCGCGCATCGTGCGCGCCACCATCTACTCGCGCAACCGTCACGTGCTCACCATGGCCGTCGACGACCGGGGCCATTTCGTTCCGGGTGCCGAGCCGCCGAAACTCGATGCCGTCGCGACCGCCTTCGACGACAACGGCACGCCGGTCGTCACCAGCGGCCATGATCTGCCGCGCGTCTACGACGGTATCTATCGAGCCGCCCTCTCTTACGGCATGAATTCCGACATGGTGGCCCTGGTCGTCAAGCTGCTGGCAAGCAATGTCGATTTCCAGGCGCAGTTGAAGCCGACGGACTCGCTCGAGGCGTTCTTCTCGGTCACCGACGAAAGCGGGCTCGCGACGGATGACTCCGAACTTCTCTATGTGAATGCCAAGTTCGGCGACGCCGAAACCCGGTTCTACCGCTTCCAGGATCCGGACGACAATTCGATCGACTACTTCGACAAGGACGGCAAGAGCATCCGCCAGTTCCTCTTGCGCAATCCCGTTCCGAACGGCCATTTCCGTTCCGGTTTCGGTATGCGCCGCCACCCGATCCTCGGCTTCTCCCGCATGCATACGGGTGTTGACTGGTCGGCGCCGCGTGGCACGCCGATCATCGCCGCCGGCAATGGTACGGTCGAGAAAGCCGGCTGGGACTCCGGCGGCTACGGCAACCAGACGCTGATCCGCCATGCCAACGGCTACGTCTCGTCCTACAATCACCAGAGCGCGATCTCCAAGAGCGTCAAGCCGGGCGCCAAGGTCGTCCAGGGCCAGGTGATCGGCTGGGTCGGCACGACCGGACTTTCGACCGGCCCGCATCTCCACTACGAGCTGATCGTCAACGGCAACAAGGTGGACCCCCTGCGCATCCGCTTGCCCGGCGGCAAGTCGCTCAAAGGGGAAGCGTTGGCGACGTTCGAAAAGGAGCGCGAACGGATCGATGAACTCCTCGGCAAGGACGAGGGCAACGAAGTGGCGAGCAAGTAA
- a CDS encoding transposase, with protein MIEAVAGRLEGAPREVRRWSNELKAQAVAESMEPGASVSAIARRIGIDPSQLFTWRRNARLKAEAVVDTARGESSTADIMIGDAVIRVNVAIDEPHLVRLIRAVRSA; from the coding sequence ATGATCGAAGCCGTTGCGGGTCGCCTGGAGGGCGCGCCGCGAGAGGTTCGACGTTGGTCAAATGAGTTGAAGGCTCAGGCGGTAGCCGAAAGCATGGAGCCAGGTGCGAGCGTTTCTGCGATAGCGAGGCGCATAGGGATCGACCCATCGCAATTGTTCACGTGGCGGCGCAATGCCCGACTGAAAGCGGAGGCTGTTGTTGATACGGCTCGGGGCGAAAGCTCCACCGCGGACATCATGATCGGCGACGCTGTGATCCGGGTGAATGTCGCGATCGACGAGCCACATCTCGTCAGGCTGATCCGCGCGGTACGCTCTGCATGA
- a CDS encoding NAD(P)/FAD-dependent oxidoreductase — protein sequence MDELDCVVAGAGVVGLAVGRALALAGREVLILEAADAIGTETSSRNSEVIHAGIYYSAGSLMARFCVAGRKALYGYCRERGLPHRNCGKLIVATSAEELKRLPEIAARAAANGVADIRQISAAEAKELEPSLSTTGALLSPSTGIIDGHAYMLSLLGDAESAGAVLALKSPVVRAKAVATGFEIETGGDDPLTFRCRLFVNAAGLHAPALANAIEGVPRHLVPAAYYAKGSYFALTGRTPFSRLIYPVPVKGGLGIHLTLDMAGRARFGPDIEWIDRVDYEVDPERAALFYQRIRRYYPDLKDGALAPAYSGIRPKIVPPEIAGQDFHIQGPHSHGVPGLINLFGIESPGLTSSLALADYVCDMALQTSR from the coding sequence TTGGACGAACTCGATTGTGTGGTCGCCGGTGCGGGTGTGGTCGGTCTTGCGGTGGGGCGCGCCCTGGCGCTCGCCGGCCGCGAGGTCTTGATCCTCGAGGCGGCTGATGCGATCGGCACAGAGACCTCGTCTCGTAACAGTGAGGTCATTCATGCCGGCATCTATTATTCGGCCGGCAGCCTCATGGCCCGTTTCTGCGTCGCCGGCCGCAAGGCGCTCTATGGCTATTGCCGGGAACGCGGGTTGCCGCACCGAAACTGCGGAAAACTGATCGTCGCCACGTCAGCGGAGGAACTGAAGCGCCTGCCGGAGATTGCGGCTAGGGCTGCGGCAAATGGCGTTGCCGACATCCGCCAGATATCCGCAGCCGAGGCGAAGGAACTGGAACCTTCACTTTCTACCACCGGCGCCTTGCTGTCTCCGTCCACCGGGATCATCGACGGCCACGCCTACATGCTCTCGCTGCTCGGCGATGCCGAGAGCGCCGGCGCAGTTCTTGCGCTGAAAAGCCCTGTCGTCCGCGCCAAGGCCGTCGCCACCGGTTTCGAGATCGAAACCGGTGGCGACGATCCGCTCACGTTTCGCTGCAGGCTCTTCGTCAATGCGGCGGGCCTGCATGCGCCGGCGCTTGCCAATGCGATCGAGGGCGTGCCTCGGCATCTGGTGCCGGCGGCTTATTATGCCAAGGGCAGCTATTTCGCGCTGACCGGCAGGACACCATTCTCGCGCCTCATCTATCCGGTTCCGGTCAAGGGCGGTCTTGGCATTCACCTGACGCTCGATATGGCCGGCCGTGCCCGTTTCGGGCCTGATATCGAGTGGATCGACCGGGTGGACTACGAGGTGGACCCGGAAAGGGCGGCGCTCTTTTACCAACGGATTCGCCGATATTATCCAGACCTGAAGGACGGGGCGCTCGCGCCGGCCTATTCCGGAATTCGGCCAAAGATCGTGCCGCCGGAGATCGCCGGCCAGGATTTCCACATCCAGGGGCCGCACAGCCACGGCGTGCCGGGACTGATCAATCTCTTCGGGATTGAATCGCCCGGACTGACATCATCGCTGGCCCTTGCCGATTATGTCTGCGACATGGCGCTCCAAACATCGCGCTGA
- the tnpC gene encoding IS66 family transposase, translating into MKPADLELPDDVDALKAMVMAMAAKAARADVLEDEVADLKARNTDADEQIAKLKLILKAFNRYRYGRRSEKQGKSIEADLDEQGAFVFEEIDIGIAAIEALVSKGRNPGAAKRAPRPRKGFPPHLERVHVVIEPDELPEHAGKQKVLIGEDTSERLDVIPPKFRVIVTHRPKYAFKNEDGVIQASAPAHIVESGIPTEALLAYIAVSKYGDGLPLYRQEAIFLRDHVEVERGIMARWMGKLGFELEILADYTFSQIKRGERIFADETTLPTLVPGSGSAKTAYLWAYARDDRPFGGSGPPMVAYRFEDSRSGDCVARHLEGYRGILQIDGYTAYNRVARPDRGNDGALLAGCWAHGRRRFYELHANDSSKVATATIEKMGALWSIEEKVRGQSPDVRAAARQEASAAVVADLYKLWQDTLPRISGKSKLAEAIRYALHRREAFEQFLHDGRIEIDSNIVERAIRPQAIVRKNSLFAGNAGGGRTWATLSTLIQSAKMNEVDPLAWLTQTLERIAAGWPSSDLDALMPWNFKK; encoded by the coding sequence ATGAAACCAGCCGATCTCGAGCTTCCTGATGACGTTGATGCGCTGAAAGCCATGGTCATGGCGATGGCAGCAAAGGCTGCGCGCGCCGATGTTCTGGAAGACGAAGTCGCTGATCTGAAGGCCCGCAATACGGACGCGGACGAACAGATCGCCAAGTTGAAGCTGATCCTCAAAGCTTTCAATCGATACAGGTATGGCCGCCGTTCGGAAAAGCAGGGCAAGTCCATCGAGGCAGACCTGGACGAACAGGGCGCGTTTGTCTTCGAAGAAATCGACATTGGCATTGCCGCGATTGAGGCGCTGGTTTCCAAGGGCCGCAATCCAGGCGCTGCAAAGCGTGCGCCGCGCCCGCGCAAGGGCTTCCCGCCGCACCTGGAGCGGGTCCATGTAGTCATCGAGCCGGACGAACTGCCCGAACACGCTGGCAAACAGAAGGTCCTGATCGGGGAAGATACCTCCGAGCGGCTTGATGTCATTCCGCCGAAGTTCCGGGTGATCGTCACCCATCGCCCGAAGTATGCCTTCAAGAACGAAGACGGCGTCATCCAGGCCTCAGCCCCGGCGCATATCGTCGAAAGCGGCATTCCGACGGAAGCGCTGCTCGCCTATATCGCGGTCTCCAAATATGGCGACGGGTTGCCGCTCTATCGACAGGAGGCGATCTTCCTGCGCGACCATGTCGAGGTCGAGCGCGGTATCATGGCGCGGTGGATGGGTAAGCTCGGGTTCGAACTCGAGATCCTCGCGGACTACACCTTCAGCCAGATCAAACGAGGTGAACGAATATTCGCCGACGAGACGACATTACCGACACTTGTTCCCGGATCGGGGTCGGCAAAGACAGCGTATTTATGGGCGTACGCGCGGGACGATCGACCGTTCGGCGGCAGTGGTCCGCCGATGGTGGCCTATCGTTTTGAAGACAGTCGATCCGGCGATTGTGTCGCGCGGCATCTCGAAGGCTATCGCGGTATCCTGCAAATCGACGGATACACTGCCTATAACCGTGTTGCCCGCCCCGACCGCGGAAACGACGGCGCTCTATTGGCAGGATGCTGGGCGCATGGTCGCCGTCGGTTTTACGAACTGCACGCGAACGACAGTTCCAAGGTGGCAACGGCGACAATCGAAAAGATGGGCGCACTTTGGTCGATTGAGGAAAAGGTGCGCGGACAAAGCCCCGATGTTCGCGCAGCCGCCCGCCAGGAGGCCTCCGCTGCAGTCGTTGCCGATCTCTACAAACTCTGGCAGGACACGCTGCCCCGCATCTCTGGAAAATCAAAGCTCGCCGAAGCCATTCGCTATGCCCTTCATCGACGGGAAGCCTTCGAACAGTTCCTCCATGACGGGCGCATCGAAATAGACTCCAACATTGTTGAGCGTGCAATCAGACCCCAGGCAATTGTTCGGAAGAACAGCCTATTTGCCGGAAATGCAGGGGGCGGAAGGACTTGGGCCACACTCTCTACGCTCATCCAGTCCGCCAAGATGAACGAAGTTGATCCGCTGGCCTGGCTGACGCAGACGCTTGAGCGTATCGCCGCAGGTTGGCCATCAAGCGATCTCGACGCTCTGATGCCCTGGAACTTCAAGAAGTAA